The following are from one region of the Rhodopirellula sp. P2 genome:
- a CDS encoding efflux RND transporter periplasmic adaptor subunit has protein sequence MRRFLPLLKLAVVAVGIAGAVYWFRFKPVPVLPHPVQRGTMVEEVMGTGTLEARVSTTISPKISGRIETLLADQGDRVSAGDELVRLDNRDLEQQVAIAVANVEAAKAAIERLKADKERAAVVLTQAEKNYQRIEQLAKRDATSQGDLDQSAEGLGVAVADVSRAEAGINEGQKGLVSAQKNLQYQQARLSDTVIVAPFDGMIVKRNREPGDVVVPGSSILTLISTEELWIRAWVDETQMSKLDSGQAGRVVFRSEPEQSYSAEVARLGREADRETREFIVDVRVLELPRNWAVGQRAEAFITVAEPQEVPLVPKSFLVRREGRDGVFVDDNSTATWRAVTLGSDTADAIGIIQGLEVGEVIVKPVSPSGSLADGRKVVIQ, from the coding sequence ATGAGACGGTTCCTGCCCTTACTGAAGTTGGCGGTGGTCGCAGTTGGCATCGCCGGAGCGGTGTATTGGTTTCGCTTCAAACCGGTTCCAGTGCTTCCGCATCCCGTGCAACGCGGCACCATGGTCGAGGAGGTGATGGGAACGGGAACGCTGGAGGCACGCGTTTCGACCACGATCAGTCCCAAGATCTCAGGACGCATCGAAACGTTGTTGGCGGATCAAGGGGACCGGGTTTCGGCGGGGGACGAATTGGTTCGGTTGGACAATCGTGATCTGGAGCAACAAGTCGCGATCGCGGTGGCCAATGTGGAAGCGGCCAAGGCGGCGATTGAACGATTGAAAGCCGACAAAGAACGGGCAGCCGTGGTGCTGACGCAGGCAGAGAAGAATTACCAACGCATTGAGCAACTCGCCAAGCGGGATGCGACCAGTCAAGGCGACTTGGATCAATCGGCGGAGGGGTTGGGGGTCGCTGTGGCGGACGTGTCGCGGGCAGAGGCGGGGATCAACGAGGGCCAGAAAGGTCTGGTTTCAGCTCAGAAGAACCTGCAGTATCAGCAGGCACGACTCAGCGACACCGTCATCGTGGCACCGTTTGACGGAATGATCGTCAAACGAAACCGAGAACCGGGGGATGTCGTGGTTCCCGGCAGTTCCATCTTGACGTTGATTTCAACCGAAGAACTTTGGATTCGCGCCTGGGTGGATGAAACGCAGATGTCGAAGTTAGATTCAGGTCAGGCAGGACGGGTGGTCTTTCGGTCCGAGCCTGAGCAGTCGTATTCGGCCGAGGTCGCTCGATTGGGGCGTGAGGCGGATCGCGAAACACGTGAGTTCATTGTCGATGTCCGCGTGTTGGAACTTCCCCGAAACTGGGCTGTCGGCCAGCGGGCGGAAGCGTTCATCACCGTTGCCGAACCGCAAGAAGTCCCGTTGGTCCCGAAGTCCTTCTTGGTCCGGCGAGAGGGACGGGACGGTGTCTTTGTCGACGACAACAGCACGGCGACCTGGCGAGCGGTCACGCTGGGCTCGGACACTGCCGACGCGATCGGGATCATCCAGGGGCTGGAGGTGGGAGAAGTGATCGTGAAGCCGGTTTCCCCCAGCGGATCACTGGCGGATGGTCGGAAGGTGGTCATCCAATGA
- a CDS encoding efflux RND transporter permease subunit, whose amino-acid sequence MSDPVVESDGSPLLTRIVEVFLRGDVAIMLIVVSLMLGAASLILTPREEEPQIVVPMADVMVSAPGLSAAEVERQVTDRIEKLLYQIDGVEYVYSMSSPGSCIVTVRFFVGEDREDSLVKLYNKINSSTDLIPPSVDAWVIKPIEVDDVPIVIATLWSEQPERYGDHELRRIAEELQHELQAIPNTNRVDVIGGRPRRINVQLDAQRLAAHQVSPLDVAAAMRVSNVTRRNGQFEQQNQSFHVETGTFFRNVDELSEMVVGVNGNRPVHLKNVATVIDGPAESESYSWIGFGPADPEHAAADASVFPAVNLSVAKRKGSNAVHVADAVHTKMETLSQSHLPAGVKYRVTRDYGETANDKVNELVEGLVVAVLTVIGLIGLTMGWRPALVIALAIPVCYSLTLFINLMVGYSINRVTMFALILALGLLVDDPITDVENIARYYAMKILPPRQSVLRAVQEVRPALLLSTLAIIASFLPLAFITGMMGPYMGPMALNVPLTVTISTLVAFVITPWLAMVSLKQLDDSHHANEYDVTTTPLYRLSRWVLSPILTGRWMATGVLLAIGVMLIAAMLLPVFRKVPVKMLPYDNKNEFQLVIDMPEGTTLERTDAVARRLGSYLGGLSEVRDYEVFVGLSSPIDFNGLVRHYFLRQGNHVADIRVNLIDKDHRVQQSHELILRIRDDIDRLAASMNANVKLVEVPPGPPVLSSIVAEVYGPPEGNYANQIAFARHVKTRLKSEPGLVDLDVSAEDDQVRFVFETDKPKAALSGISTQTIADTVEAVLSGSKATVLHLPDEVEPLWVELRLPRERRSALDDLEEIYVRGSSGEIVQLGSLGKFRETVEDKTIYHKNLRRVVYVYAEVAGRPPADAIMDIEFDRVDQPTGVGQVRDPEHADTPTVTPIPLDQRSWLSIGGGVPWSVPSGYSVVWSGEGEWDITLDVFRDLGLAFAAALLGIFVILMFQTGSRLLPVLIMTAIPLSMIGILPGFWLLNWIMDQPIGGHPNPVFFTATAMIGMIALAGIVVRNSVVLIDFIHLAENEGHDLRESIIRSVAVRTRPILLTAGTTLLANWVITLDPVFSGLAWAIIFGILTSTGFTLIVIPAAYWLLYQPKAIAK is encoded by the coding sequence ATGAGTGACCCCGTTGTTGAATCGGATGGTTCGCCCCTGCTGACTCGGATTGTTGAGGTTTTCCTGCGTGGTGATGTCGCGATCATGTTGATCGTGGTGTCGTTGATGCTGGGAGCTGCTTCGCTGATCCTGACACCTCGTGAGGAAGAACCCCAAATCGTTGTGCCGATGGCCGATGTGATGGTTTCCGCACCGGGGCTTTCCGCTGCGGAAGTGGAACGCCAGGTCACCGATCGAATTGAAAAACTGCTTTATCAAATCGATGGGGTGGAGTACGTCTATTCGATGTCCAGCCCCGGTTCATGCATCGTGACGGTGCGGTTCTTCGTCGGCGAAGATCGGGAAGACTCGCTGGTCAAGCTTTACAACAAAATCAATTCTTCCACGGATTTGATTCCACCATCGGTCGATGCTTGGGTGATCAAACCGATCGAAGTCGATGATGTGCCGATTGTGATCGCGACGCTGTGGTCCGAGCAACCGGAACGTTATGGCGATCATGAACTGCGACGGATTGCCGAGGAACTGCAGCATGAGTTGCAGGCGATTCCCAATACCAACCGAGTGGACGTGATCGGGGGACGGCCTCGACGCATCAATGTTCAATTGGACGCGCAGCGATTGGCGGCGCATCAGGTCTCGCCGCTGGACGTCGCGGCGGCCATGCGAGTCAGCAACGTGACGCGTCGCAACGGTCAGTTCGAACAACAGAACCAGTCGTTCCATGTCGAGACTGGCACGTTTTTTCGCAACGTGGACGAACTGAGCGAGATGGTCGTCGGTGTCAACGGGAACCGCCCTGTGCACTTGAAAAACGTGGCGACGGTGATCGATGGCCCCGCCGAGTCGGAAAGCTACAGCTGGATTGGTTTTGGTCCCGCAGACCCAGAGCATGCCGCGGCTGATGCATCCGTGTTTCCGGCAGTCAATCTTTCGGTTGCCAAACGCAAAGGCAGCAACGCGGTGCATGTTGCCGATGCGGTGCATACCAAGATGGAAACGCTTTCCCAATCCCATCTTCCTGCCGGTGTGAAGTACCGCGTCACTCGCGACTACGGGGAAACGGCGAACGACAAGGTCAACGAACTGGTCGAAGGGTTGGTGGTGGCGGTGTTGACCGTCATTGGCTTGATTGGGTTGACGATGGGGTGGCGTCCGGCGCTCGTGATCGCCTTGGCAATCCCTGTTTGTTACAGCTTGACGCTGTTCATCAACTTGATGGTGGGATACTCGATCAACCGGGTCACGATGTTTGCGTTGATCCTGGCACTGGGGCTGTTGGTGGACGACCCGATCACGGATGTCGAGAACATCGCCAGGTATTACGCGATGAAGATTTTGCCGCCTCGCCAATCTGTTTTGCGAGCCGTTCAGGAGGTGCGTCCCGCGTTGCTGCTGTCCACGCTGGCGATCATTGCGAGTTTTTTGCCGCTGGCATTCATCACGGGCATGATGGGACCGTACATGGGGCCGATGGCGTTGAACGTGCCGCTGACGGTGACGATCTCCACGTTGGTGGCGTTCGTGATCACGCCCTGGTTGGCCATGGTCTCATTGAAACAGCTGGATGACTCGCATCACGCAAATGAATACGACGTCACCACCACACCTCTTTACCGCCTTTCGCGATGGGTTTTGTCGCCGATCTTGACAGGGCGTTGGATGGCGACCGGCGTTTTGTTGGCCATCGGTGTGATGTTGATCGCCGCGATGCTGCTGCCGGTGTTCCGCAAGGTCCCCGTGAAGATGCTGCCGTATGACAACAAGAATGAATTCCAGCTTGTCATCGACATGCCTGAAGGCACGACCCTGGAACGCACCGACGCGGTGGCTCGCCGGTTGGGAAGCTACCTCGGCGGGTTGTCAGAAGTTCGTGACTACGAAGTGTTTGTGGGACTCAGTTCGCCGATCGATTTCAACGGGTTGGTGCGACACTATTTTCTTCGGCAAGGAAACCATGTCGCCGACATCCGTGTCAACTTGATCGACAAAGATCATCGAGTTCAGCAGTCCCATGAATTGATTCTCCGAATTCGCGACGACATCGATCGCTTGGCGGCTTCGATGAACGCGAATGTGAAGTTGGTCGAGGTGCCACCCGGACCGCCTGTGTTGTCGTCGATTGTGGCGGAGGTCTACGGTCCACCGGAGGGCAACTACGCAAATCAGATTGCGTTTGCACGGCACGTCAAAACGCGTCTGAAATCGGAACCGGGACTGGTGGACTTGGACGTCAGTGCAGAAGACGATCAAGTCCGGTTTGTGTTTGAGACGGACAAACCCAAAGCAGCTCTGTCTGGAATCTCCACCCAAACAATCGCTGACACGGTCGAAGCGGTGTTGAGCGGGAGCAAAGCAACGGTGCTGCACTTGCCTGACGAAGTTGAACCGTTGTGGGTGGAGTTGAGACTGCCACGGGAACGTCGCTCAGCGCTGGATGACTTGGAAGAAATCTATGTGCGAGGCAGCAGCGGAGAAATTGTCCAGTTGGGTTCGTTGGGCAAGTTTCGCGAAACAGTGGAAGACAAAACGATTTATCACAAGAACCTGCGACGGGTCGTGTATGTCTATGCCGAAGTGGCTGGTCGACCACCTGCGGATGCGATCATGGACATCGAATTTGACCGTGTGGATCAGCCGACTGGGGTGGGGCAAGTACGCGATCCGGAACACGCGGACACGCCCACTGTCACGCCCATTCCGCTGGACCAACGTTCCTGGCTCTCAATCGGTGGTGGCGTGCCCTGGTCGGTTCCCAGTGGTTACAGCGTGGTCTGGTCGGGGGAAGGGGAATGGGACATCACGTTGGATGTCTTTCGTGATCTGGGGCTCGCCTTCGCGGCCGCGTTGTTGGGGATCTTTGTGATCTTGATGTTTCAGACCGGTTCGCGGTTGTTGCCTGTGTTGATCATGACCGCGATTCCGCTGTCCATGATTGGGATCCTGCCTGGTTTTTGGTTGTTGAATTGGATCATGGACCAACCCATCGGTGGGCACCCCAATCCCGTGTTCTTCACCGCCACGGCGATGATCGGAATGATCGCGCTGGCTGGCATCGTGGTTCGCAACTCGGTCGTCCTGATTGACTTCATTCATCTGGCTGAAAACGAAGGTCATGACCTGCGAGAATCGATCATCCGCAGCGTCGCCGTCCGCACGCGGCCCATTTTGTTGACTGCAGGCACCACGCTGCTGGCCAACTGGGTGATCACGCTGGATCCGGTGTTCTCGGGGCTCGCGTGGGCTATTATTTTCGGCATCCTTACATCGACCGGCTTCACGCTGATCGTTATTCCCGCAGCCTACTGGTTGCTTTACCAACCGAAGGCCATTGCGAAATGA
- a CDS encoding efflux RND transporter periplasmic adaptor subunit, with product MSGQAFQKVFSKLSKLMVAGVAMVALLGTIAWLSGMLEEKVEPGWKAPADAKLGDQPTDTVHEVEKQTIEEAIGTLKASSRTIVSAKLMATIEEITVGAGDQVEKGQTLIRLDDKEYQSRLAQAKRGLEAATANREQAEKHFNRVKLLQQQNAASRSDFDNASRDVQVTIAEEAKAMQAVREAEVMLSYATVTAAKSGRIVDRSAEPGDIAQPGQPILTLYDETSLRLEAPVMEHLAVKLRAGDELDVKVDALNRVFRATVDEIVPQADAPSRSFLVKASLPKSEDLYEGMFGRLLIPSGTRRHLCLNTDAVVRIGQLEFVDVVLPDGVVERRLIQSGSLGMPGRKEVLSGVDVGERVVLHPEGATVTPEGARDHE from the coding sequence ATGAGCGGGCAAGCATTCCAAAAGGTGTTCTCGAAGCTTTCAAAACTGATGGTGGCAGGCGTCGCGATGGTTGCCTTGTTGGGCACGATCGCGTGGTTGTCAGGGATGTTGGAGGAAAAGGTCGAACCGGGGTGGAAGGCTCCAGCGGATGCGAAACTCGGCGACCAACCAACGGACACGGTTCACGAAGTCGAGAAGCAAACGATTGAGGAAGCGATCGGAACGCTGAAGGCGTCCAGTCGGACAATCGTGTCGGCCAAGTTGATGGCCACGATCGAAGAGATCACGGTCGGGGCCGGTGATCAGGTCGAGAAAGGACAAACGCTGATTCGTTTGGATGACAAGGAATACCAAAGTCGTTTGGCACAAGCCAAACGCGGATTGGAAGCGGCCACAGCGAACCGAGAGCAAGCGGAAAAGCATTTCAACCGAGTGAAGTTATTGCAGCAGCAGAACGCCGCGTCGCGATCGGACTTTGACAACGCCAGTCGCGATGTGCAGGTGACCATTGCCGAGGAGGCGAAGGCGATGCAAGCGGTTCGTGAAGCGGAAGTGATGCTTTCGTATGCGACGGTGACCGCGGCCAAGAGCGGGCGGATTGTTGATCGCAGTGCTGAACCCGGCGACATCGCTCAGCCTGGCCAGCCGATCTTGACGCTCTACGACGAGACCTCGTTGCGACTGGAGGCTCCTGTGATGGAACATCTGGCAGTGAAGCTGCGTGCCGGTGACGAACTGGATGTCAAAGTGGATGCCCTCAATCGTGTCTTTCGAGCCACGGTGGATGAGATTGTTCCTCAGGCGGACGCGCCCAGCCGATCTTTCTTGGTGAAAGCCAGCCTGCCGAAATCAGAGGACCTCTATGAAGGGATGTTCGGCCGATTGTTGATTCCATCGGGAACCCGCCGGCATCTCTGTTTGAACACGGATGCCGTGGTTCGCATCGGGCAACTGGAGTTTGTTGATGTGGTTCTGCCCGATGGAGTTGTGGAGCGTCGCTTGATTCAAAGTGGCAGTCTCGGAATGCCTGGGCGGAAAGAGGTGCTCAGTGGTGTGGATGTTGGGGAGCGAGTGGTGCTGCATCCCGAGGGTGCAACGGTGACGCCGGAAGGAGCACGCGATCATGAGTGA
- a CDS encoding FAD-dependent oxidoreductase, whose product MIPKNLVLLGIGHTNAHIVRQWETNPIEGCELTCISKFATATYSGMLPGTLGGQFNDDEMRIDLDALCQRAGAKLILAETNGLDLKAGKVLFADHDAIPFDALSIGVGSMPAGWEMHAAAASLVPIKPMQTFLTRLNQRLETTQADTKQASKVAIVGGGVASVEIALCLLQHCERQQLSRQVSVEIFTSSDSVAEGMTQRSVRRIQRILASRGVRVTTGQRVTHVGDKFLETEDGSRYDAEVVIWATGAAAPPVLKQLNLQTDDRGFIATSKTLQSLTDPRVFAVGDSGTIVESPVPKAGVYAVRQCPVLWHNLRAFLLGGSMNAFDPQSDFLKLLNTGDGKALLQYGCITAHRRWCWHLKTWIDKRFVSEFQVDRRVDSSNQEAN is encoded by the coding sequence ATGATTCCCAAGAACCTCGTTCTGCTGGGCATCGGTCACACGAATGCTCACATCGTTCGGCAATGGGAAACCAATCCCATCGAAGGCTGTGAGCTGACGTGCATCAGCAAGTTCGCAACCGCGACCTACTCGGGGATGTTGCCGGGAACCTTGGGAGGCCAGTTCAATGACGACGAGATGCGAATTGACTTGGATGCGCTGTGCCAGCGGGCTGGTGCCAAATTGATTTTGGCGGAAACAAACGGACTGGATTTGAAAGCGGGGAAGGTGCTGTTTGCCGACCATGATGCAATCCCGTTTGATGCATTGTCGATTGGCGTTGGTTCGATGCCTGCCGGATGGGAAATGCACGCAGCAGCGGCGTCGCTGGTCCCGATCAAACCGATGCAGACTTTTTTGACTCGGTTGAACCAACGCCTGGAAACGACCCAAGCGGATACGAAGCAGGCGTCGAAAGTCGCGATTGTTGGTGGTGGGGTTGCCAGTGTCGAAATCGCCTTGTGTCTGTTGCAGCACTGTGAGAGACAACAGCTGAGTCGCCAGGTTTCGGTCGAAATCTTCACCAGCAGTGACTCTGTTGCCGAAGGCATGACTCAGCGGAGTGTCAGACGCATCCAGCGGATTCTGGCGTCGCGAGGCGTGCGGGTCACGACCGGGCAACGCGTCACCCACGTTGGCGATAAATTCTTGGAAACCGAAGACGGCAGCCGGTACGATGCCGAGGTCGTGATCTGGGCCACGGGGGCAGCGGCGCCACCAGTGCTCAAACAATTGAATTTGCAGACCGACGACCGAGGGTTCATCGCGACATCGAAAACGCTTCAGTCGCTGACGGACCCGCGTGTTTTCGCGGTCGGTGATTCGGGGACGATCGTGGAATCCCCGGTTCCCAAAGCGGGCGTGTATGCCGTCAGGCAGTGCCCGGTTTTGTGGCACAATCTTCGAGCATTCTTGTTGGGCGGTTCCATGAACGCATTCGACCCCCAAAGTGACTTCTTGAAGTTGCTGAACACCGGTGACGGCAAGGCACTTCTGCAGTATGGCTGCATCACGGCCCATCGCCGTTGGTGTTGGCATCTCAAAACATGGATCGACAAGCGATTCGTTTCTGAATTTCAAGTTGACCGTCGCGTCGATTCATCCAACCAGGAGGCAAACTGA
- a CDS encoding rhodanese-like domain-containing protein — MMIASIRPLFGFMAVLVLMSIHCQTVSAQFGGLFGGPKVETIDTQTVRQLLANQKKQEDQAKQNGSEVSDPGFVVVDVRSDKETRVSVIPGAITKEMYEKDAAKYRGRLVIAYCTVGGRSGAYAKQLLGKGVKVKNYKGSILKWVDAGLPLVTLKGEPTNRVHTYSDRYKIPSKYEQVTE; from the coding sequence ATGATGATTGCATCCATTCGACCGCTCTTTGGTTTCATGGCTGTTTTGGTGTTGATGTCAATTCATTGCCAGACCGTCTCCGCTCAGTTTGGCGGGCTCTTTGGTGGACCCAAAGTGGAAACCATCGACACGCAGACGGTGCGTCAGTTGCTTGCCAACCAGAAGAAGCAAGAGGACCAAGCGAAACAGAACGGTTCGGAGGTTTCCGATCCGGGATTTGTTGTGGTGGATGTGCGTTCGGACAAGGAGACTCGGGTGTCCGTGATCCCTGGTGCGATCACCAAAGAGATGTATGAGAAGGATGCGGCCAAGTACCGCGGCCGACTCGTGATTGCTTACTGCACCGTTGGAGGTCGCAGTGGTGCCTACGCCAAGCAGTTGCTGGGCAAAGGAGTGAAGGTCAAAAACTACAAGGGCAGCATTCTGAAATGGGTGGATGCCGGATTGCCGTTGGTCACCCTCAAGGGTGAGCCGACCAACCGAGTGCACACCTACAGCGATCGGTACAAAATCCCATCCAAGTACGAGCAAGTGACGGAGTGA
- a CDS encoding c-type heme family protein, translating to MRIQWIAASGVLAVAGLVLLMNVGCQKNTPAKTEDASEPDASAVSIVEGEMPSEEQKQTMLQAKDALFQKLSGRLMEAMGSQGPAGAIAVCQKEANQIATEVGDQHGVKIGRTGVRLRNAKNLPPLWAKSMTEAKVNTPQFVSLTNGHAAALLPIRLQSQCLMCHGPTEQIAPVISDQLAKLYPNDQATGFREGELRGWFWVETPAI from the coding sequence ATGAGAATTCAATGGATCGCAGCAAGCGGAGTCCTGGCTGTTGCAGGACTGGTTTTGCTGATGAATGTCGGCTGTCAAAAAAACACGCCAGCGAAGACAGAGGACGCATCGGAGCCGGACGCGTCGGCGGTCTCGATCGTCGAAGGCGAAATGCCTTCCGAAGAACAGAAGCAAACGATGCTCCAGGCCAAAGACGCGTTGTTTCAAAAGCTGTCGGGACGATTGATGGAAGCCATGGGATCCCAAGGTCCGGCCGGTGCCATCGCAGTGTGCCAAAAGGAAGCCAACCAAATTGCGACGGAAGTCGGTGACCAACACGGAGTGAAGATTGGACGAACTGGGGTCCGACTGCGGAATGCCAAAAACCTGCCACCGTTATGGGCGAAATCCATGACCGAAGCCAAAGTCAACACGCCTCAGTTCGTGTCGCTGACCAACGGACATGCGGCGGCGTTGTTGCCCATCCGGTTGCAGTCGCAATGTTTGATGTGTCATGGCCCGACCGAGCAGATCGCTCCCGTGATCAGCGACCAACTCGCAAAGCTCTATCCCAACGACCAAGCCACCGGATTTCGCGAAGGCGAATTGCGAGGATGGTTTTGGGTCGAGACACCAGCCATTTGA
- a CDS encoding DsrE family protein: MKRFIHLFVVGCLGAMLAGPVWSQNGPGNGNGPGMGRGQGPGQGMGRGRGMGRGMGRGMGAGRQTGDNGPTSGHDGQAGGQHGHDDRHDADREVFQYLLQNHKQITRTVRDLPNGVETLTESNVPEIADKIKEHVEWMEYRIEESNPIRMRDPLFAEIFQHTDRIKMVHEDTEKGVKVTETSDDPYVAKLIQAHAKAVSGFVEHGFAEAMKNHPVPTDAPVKKLTPAHPVIAGHGAVVQLPDAAMQPRSGTKLLVDVTRGAAPGELNSAIENIAKYLNIYAGGGAEPADAEIAIVFHGAATLAVLNPEAYAKTFGTTENPNLKLLQQLHEANVEMYVCGQTLISKGADPEDVVVFVETAVSALTAVVNLQADGYAYLPMGN, from the coding sequence ATGAAACGCTTCATCCATCTCTTTGTCGTTGGTTGTCTGGGTGCCATGTTGGCGGGACCCGTGTGGTCACAAAACGGTCCCGGCAACGGAAACGGTCCTGGGATGGGCCGCGGGCAAGGTCCAGGCCAGGGAATGGGCCGCGGTCGTGGGATGGGCCGCGGGATGGGACGAGGCATGGGGGCGGGGCGGCAAACTGGCGACAACGGGCCGACTTCGGGGCACGATGGACAAGCCGGAGGTCAGCACGGGCACGATGATCGGCACGATGCGGATCGTGAAGTCTTCCAGTATCTGTTGCAAAACCACAAACAGATCACACGGACGGTCAGGGACCTTCCCAATGGTGTGGAAACGTTGACGGAATCGAATGTGCCGGAGATCGCTGACAAGATCAAAGAGCATGTGGAATGGATGGAATATCGAATCGAGGAGTCAAATCCGATTCGCATGCGGGACCCGTTGTTTGCCGAGATCTTTCAACACACCGACAGGATCAAAATGGTCCATGAGGACACTGAAAAGGGAGTGAAGGTGACCGAAACCTCGGACGATCCCTATGTAGCCAAGTTGATCCAGGCTCACGCGAAAGCGGTCTCGGGGTTTGTCGAACATGGGTTTGCCGAAGCGATGAAGAACCACCCGGTGCCAACGGATGCTCCGGTCAAGAAGCTCACGCCAGCTCATCCCGTGATTGCGGGACATGGAGCGGTCGTGCAGTTGCCCGATGCCGCGATGCAGCCTCGAAGCGGCACGAAGTTGTTGGTGGATGTCACTCGTGGTGCCGCTCCCGGGGAACTGAACAGTGCGATCGAAAACATCGCCAAGTACCTGAACATCTACGCGGGCGGTGGTGCCGAACCTGCCGACGCCGAGATCGCGATTGTCTTTCACGGGGCAGCAACGCTTGCGGTGCTGAATCCCGAGGCCTATGCAAAGACGTTTGGAACAACGGAGAATCCAAATCTCAAGTTGCTGCAACAATTGCACGAGGCGAACGTGGAAATGTACGTCTGCGGCCAAACCTTGATTTCCAAGGGAGCTGATCCGGAGGACGTGGTGGTGTTCGTGGAGACCGCTGTCTCCGCCCTCACCGCCGTTGTGAATTTGCAGGCGGACGGCTACGCCTATTTACCCATGGGGAACTGA
- a CDS encoding MBL fold metallo-hydrolase: MLLKYFYDQKLAHASYLVGCQRAQEALVVDPGRDIDQYIEMADREGLKITAVAETHIHADYVSGARELADRVGAKLYVSDEGPADWKYLYLEPYDHQLVHGGDHFMLGKIKFDVLHTPGHTPESISFVLTDQGGGADEPMGIFTGDFVFVGSIGRPDLLEEAAGIAGTAEPGARDLFRSAERFKALPEYLQVWPAHGAGSACGKGLGAIPSSTVGYEKRFNPALQFTDEEEFVRYILADQPEAPKYFAVMKRVNKEGPRILGAGHHHSMLDLGQLADAVKSGTVVDLTASAEFAKGHVPGSINIPLGMLAAWAGWLVDYDKPTHLICKPEQLEEAARVLHKIGVENIVGGFDAEQVRSSGLATEVYATGTPADLSAAIEAGEVKLIDVRSSEEWNEGHIEQAEHRFLGRLPDNLRDLSGDQKIVVQCRSGGRSAIGVSVLQAAGIKNVVNLTGGYTAWKSAGLPSVKGQPCCT; this comes from the coding sequence ATGTTGCTCAAGTACTTCTACGACCAAAAACTCGCGCACGCTTCTTACCTCGTTGGGTGTCAGAGAGCCCAGGAAGCTCTCGTCGTTGATCCGGGACGTGACATCGATCAGTACATTGAAATGGCGGATCGCGAAGGGCTGAAAATCACCGCGGTCGCGGAGACGCACATTCATGCAGACTACGTTTCCGGGGCACGGGAATTGGCCGATCGCGTCGGTGCCAAACTGTATGTATCGGACGAGGGACCCGCCGATTGGAAGTACCTGTATCTGGAACCGTATGATCACCAACTCGTCCATGGCGGTGATCACTTCATGCTCGGCAAGATCAAGTTTGATGTCTTGCACACGCCGGGGCACACGCCCGAGAGCATTTCGTTTGTGCTGACGGATCAAGGCGGTGGGGCAGACGAACCCATGGGCATCTTCACCGGTGATTTCGTCTTTGTGGGTTCCATCGGGCGGCCCGATCTGCTGGAAGAAGCCGCCGGGATTGCCGGCACCGCCGAGCCCGGGGCCCGAGATTTGTTCCGTTCGGCAGAGCGTTTCAAAGCACTGCCGGAATACTTGCAAGTCTGGCCCGCTCATGGGGCGGGAAGTGCTTGCGGCAAGGGCCTGGGGGCGATCCCATCTTCAACCGTCGGTTACGAGAAACGTTTCAATCCAGCGTTGCAGTTCACCGATGAGGAAGAGTTCGTCCGGTACATTCTGGCGGATCAGCCGGAGGCACCCAAGTACTTCGCTGTCATGAAACGAGTCAACAAGGAAGGCCCCCGAATTTTGGGTGCCGGGCATCATCATTCGATGTTGGATCTGGGCCAGTTGGCGGACGCTGTGAAATCAGGAACCGTCGTGGATCTGACCGCCTCAGCGGAATTCGCCAAGGGGCACGTGCCAGGGTCGATCAACATTCCGCTTGGTATGCTGGCGGCTTGGGCCGGCTGGCTGGTCGACTACGACAAGCCGACGCATTTGATTTGCAAACCCGAGCAGCTCGAAGAAGCCGCTCGGGTTCTGCACAAGATCGGAGTGGAGAACATCGTCGGTGGCTTTGACGCTGAGCAAGTCCGTTCCTCAGGACTTGCGACGGAAGTGTATGCAACGGGGACTCCCGCGGATTTATCGGCGGCGATCGAGGCCGGGGAGGTCAAGTTGATCGACGTTCGTTCGAGCGAAGAGTGGAACGAAGGGCACATCGAACAAGCGGAACATCGTTTTCTTGGACGCTTGCCCGACAACCTGCGTGATCTTTCTGGGGACCAAAAGATTGTGGTGCAGTGCCGAAGTGGTGGCCGCTCCGCGATCGGCGTCAGTGTCTTGCAGGCCGCCGGAATCAAAAATGTGGTCAACCTGACGGGCGGCTACACAGCATGGAAATCAGCTGGTCTGCCCAGCGTGAAAGGACAGCCCTGCTGCACTTGA